The DNA region CTTCCCGCCAGGAAAAGGTGGTGTTAAATTTATGATAGTCACCGTCGACTATTTTACAAAATGGGTAGAAGCAGAGCTGTTAGCAACGATCACAAGCAAAACTGTGACAAAATTCTTATGGAAGAATGTCATTTGCGGATTCAAGATTCTCCAGAGTATTATAACTGACAATGGGCGCCAATTGGACTCAGATCACTACAAAGAATGGTGTGCGGAGTTAAGGATCAAGGCAAAGTACTCCTCCTCAGGCCATCCCCAAGCAAATGGTCAAGTAGAGGCGACAAACAAGGCGTTGATCTCAATCCTCAAGAAAAAGGTCGCGGAGAAGAAAGGAGATTGGGCAAACGAGCTGCCAAGGGTACTCTGGGTGTACATAACTACAACCAAAACTCTAACAAGGGAATCCCATTTATGCTGGCGTACGGATGCGAGGCAGTTATAGCAATGGAAGTAGGGCTGCCAACCTACAGAACGAGCCATTTCTCGGGTACCCGAAATGACAAAAAGATAGAAGAATACATTGACTTactcaaagaagaaagagagatagcCGAGGCTCGAATGctgcaagaaaaaagaaaagctaCGCAGTACTTCAACAAAAGAGTAAGACCCAGGACCTTTAAAGTGGGCGAcctggtttaaaaaaaaaaaagcgggGTGACTACCCAAGGCGAGGGAAAAATGGGACCCCAATGGGAAGGTCCTTATCTAGTAATAGCCAACAACCGACCCAGATCGTACCATTTGAAAGATGATGAGGGCAAGGAACTACCGCACCCATGGAACACAGAGCACTTgaagaaattttatcaataatttttgtAGTATTTATTGGTTTAAACATtcattctctttatttttgttcaatGTTTGCGACATCGctatttatgaatatattccATTTTGATCATTAAGAATTCTGTACAGAGAAAAAAGTTCCCAAGTGTGAATATAAACGCCAtaaaaaaagggtaagaaagGTCAGAGACCGCTCGATCCTAAACATCGAAGGCaagtcttagcagcttgtggtgtcaTGAAAAAAGGACGAAAAAGGTCAAGGACCGCTCTatcctaaacaccaaaggcaagccttagcagcttatggtgccatgaaaaaagggcgcatAGATCCTCaaaccacgccgaccctaaacaccaaagacaagccttagcagcttgtgatACCAtgaaaaagggtgagaaaggtTAGGGACCAAttgaccctaaacaccaagataagccttagcagcttatggtgccatgaaaaaatggcgcgtaagtcctcagaccacgccgaccctaaacaccaaaggaaagtcttagcagcttgtgTTGCCATGAAAAAAGAGCACACAAGTCCTTAGATCACGTCGATCCATAACACCAAAAGCAAGCCTCAGTAGCTTGCGGTGTCATGAAAAAGACAAGAATTAAAAGAACACAGTGGCCAAAACGTTCAACAGAGcaaaccaaaatccattgtCACAAATATACAAGATATAAAactactaaagaaaaaaaaaaattattatccaTAGTCAAATACACAAAAGGCAAAATTATCAAGTGGCATCCTCAGGCGGGAAGGCTCAGGGCATGTTGGCAAAAGTATCAGACATCTTTTTCTGCCCAAACTCATCAACCATGTGGCGGGAAGCTTCCTCAGGATAGAACAATTCCCGGTCGAGAATCCTGAGGTTGGTGGCAGGATCAACTAGAAGACGGTACCTTAGCCTTACAATGCCGCGACCATACCCATAAACAAAGGCATCGTCCCTTGTAGCAGGGACATGGGCCAACTAGGCGCGAAGCCATGCGACCTCCTCCTGAGCAGCAGTCAGCTCCCCCTCCTTCTCAGATAGACTCCGCTGGCTGGCTCCAAAGGCCAAGTTTGCCTCCCGAAAACTCTCCTCAGAGGACCTGCAGCTGTCTT from Carya illinoinensis cultivar Pawnee chromosome 6, C.illinoinensisPawnee_v1, whole genome shotgun sequence includes:
- the LOC122312621 gene encoding uncharacterized protein LOC122312621 → MGPFPPGKGGVKFMIVTVDYFTKWVEAELLATITSKTVTKFLWKNVICGFKILQSIITDNGRQLDSDHYKEWCAELRIKAKYSSSGHPQANGQVEATNKALISILKKKVAEKKGDWANELPRGHGPTRREAMRPPPEQQSAPPPSQIDSAGWLQRPSLPPENSPQRTCSCLENGLGLHEERTKLHHGQQTRNLDESSQP